In Tenrec ecaudatus isolate mTenEca1 chromosome 4, mTenEca1.hap1, whole genome shotgun sequence, a single window of DNA contains:
- the KAT5 gene encoding histone acetyltransferase KAT5 isoform X2 has translation MAEVGEIIEGCRLPVLRRNQDNEDEWPLAEILSVKDISGRKLFYVHYIDFNKRLDEWVTHERLDLKKIQFPKKEAKTPTKNGLPGSRPGSPEREVPASAQASGKTLPIPVQITLRFNLPKEREAVPGGEPDQPLSCSSCLQPSHRSTKRKVEVVSPATPVPSETAPASVFPQNGSARRAVAAQPGRKRKSNCLGTDEDSQDSSDGIPSAPRMTGSLVSDRSHDDIVTRMKNIECIELGRHRLKPWYFSPYPQELTTLPVLYLCEFCLKYGRSLKCLQRHLTKCDLRHPPGNEIYRKGTISFFEIDGRKNKSYSQNLCLLAKCFLDHKTLYYDTDPFLFYVMTEYDSKGFHIVGYFSKEKESTEDYNVACILTLPPYQRRGYGKLLIEFSYELSKVEGKTGTPEKPLSDLGLLSYRSYWSQTILEILMGLKSESGERPQITINEISEITSIKKEDVISTLQYLNLINYYKGQYILTLSEDIVDGHERAMLKRLLRIDSKCLHFTPKDWSKRGKW, from the exons atggcGGAGGTG GGGGAGATAATCGAGGGCTGCCGCCTGCCTGTCCTGCGGCGGAACCAGGACAACGAGGATGAGTGGC CCCTGGCCGAGATCCTTAGCGTGAAAGACATCAGTGGTCGGAAGCTTTTTTACGTCCATTACATTGACT TCAACAAACGGCTGGATGAGTGGGTGACCCACGAGCGCCTGGACTTAAAGAAGATCCAGTTTCCCAAGAAAGAGGCCAAGACACCCACCAAGAACGGGCTTCCTGGGTCCCGCCCCGGCTCTCCAGAGAGAGAGGTG CCGGCCTCCGCCCAGGCCAGCGGGAAGACCTTGCCAATCCCGGTCCAGATCACTCTCCGCTTCAACCTGCCCAAGGAGCGGGAGGCCGTTCCGGGTGGCGAGCCCGACCAGCCGCTGTCCTGCAGCTCCTGCCTGCAACCCAGCCACCGCTCCACG AAACGGAAGGTGGAAGTGGTTTCACCAGCAACCCCGGTGCCCAGTGAGACAGCCCCGGCCTCGGTGTTTCCCCAG AACGGTTCAGCTCGTAGGGCGGTGGCAGCGCAGCCGGGGCGGAAGCGGAAATCCAACTGCTTGGGCACTGATGAG GATTCCCAGGACAGCTCCGATGGCATTCCATCCGCCCCACGCATGACTGGCAGCCTGGTGTCGGACCGGAGTCACGACGACATCGTCACGCGGATGAAGAACATCGAGTGCATCGAGCTGGGCCGGCACCGCCTCAAGCCCTGGTACTTCTCCCCGTACCCCCAGGAGCTCACCACGCTGCCCGTCCTCTATCTCTGCGAGTTCTGCCTCAAGTACGGCCGGAGCCTCAAGTGTCTGCAGCGTCACTTG acCAAGTGTGACCTGCGGCACCCTCCGGGCAATGAGATTTACCGAAAGGGCACCATCTCCTTCTTCGAAATCGATGGCCGGAAGAACAAG AGCTACTCCCAGAACCTGTGTCTCTTGGCCAAGTGCTTCCTTGACCACAAAACGTTATACTACGACACAGACCCCTTCCTCTTCTACGTCATGACAGAGTATGACAGCAAGGGGTTCCACATCGTGGGCTACTTCTCCAAG GAGAAGGAGTCCACGGAAGATTACAACGTGGCCTGTATCCTGACACTGCCTCCCTACCAGCGCCGAGGCTACGGCAAACTGCTGATCGAGTTCA GTTATGAGCTCTCCAAAGTGGAAGGAAAAACCGGGACCCCCGAGAAGCCCCTCTCAGACCTCGGCCTCCTGTCCTATCGAAGCTACTGGTCTCAAACCATCCTGGAGATCCTGATGGGGCTGAAGTCGGAGAGTGGGGAGCGGCCGCAGATCACCATCAA cgAGATCAGTGAGATCACCAGCATCAAGAAGGAGGACGTCATCTCCACCCTGCAGTACCTCAACCTCATCAACTACTACAAG GGCCAGTACATCCTGACACTCTCAGAGGACATCGTGGACGGACACGAACGGGCTATGCTCAAGCGGCTGCTTCGGATCGACTCCAAGTGTCTGCACTTCACTCCCAAGGACTGGAGCAAGAGGGGAAAGTGGTGA
- the KAT5 gene encoding histone acetyltransferase KAT5 isoform X1 — MAEVVSPVPGAGRREPGEVGRARGPPVADPGAALSPQGEIIEGCRLPVLRRNQDNEDEWPLAEILSVKDISGRKLFYVHYIDFNKRLDEWVTHERLDLKKIQFPKKEAKTPTKNGLPGSRPGSPEREVPASAQASGKTLPIPVQITLRFNLPKEREAVPGGEPDQPLSCSSCLQPSHRSTKRKVEVVSPATPVPSETAPASVFPQNGSARRAVAAQPGRKRKSNCLGTDEDSQDSSDGIPSAPRMTGSLVSDRSHDDIVTRMKNIECIELGRHRLKPWYFSPYPQELTTLPVLYLCEFCLKYGRSLKCLQRHLTKCDLRHPPGNEIYRKGTISFFEIDGRKNKSYSQNLCLLAKCFLDHKTLYYDTDPFLFYVMTEYDSKGFHIVGYFSKEKESTEDYNVACILTLPPYQRRGYGKLLIEFSYELSKVEGKTGTPEKPLSDLGLLSYRSYWSQTILEILMGLKSESGERPQITINEISEITSIKKEDVISTLQYLNLINYYKGQYILTLSEDIVDGHERAMLKRLLRIDSKCLHFTPKDWSKRGKW, encoded by the exons atggcGGAGGTGGTGAGTCCGGTGCCCggggcggggcggagggagcCAGGGGAGGTGGGTAGAGCCCGAGGACCCCCAGTAGCCGACCCTGGCGCCGCGCTGTCTCCCCAGGGGGAGATAATCGAGGGCTGCCGCCTGCCTGTCCTGCGGCGGAACCAGGACAACGAGGATGAGTGGC CCCTGGCCGAGATCCTTAGCGTGAAAGACATCAGTGGTCGGAAGCTTTTTTACGTCCATTACATTGACT TCAACAAACGGCTGGATGAGTGGGTGACCCACGAGCGCCTGGACTTAAAGAAGATCCAGTTTCCCAAGAAAGAGGCCAAGACACCCACCAAGAACGGGCTTCCTGGGTCCCGCCCCGGCTCTCCAGAGAGAGAGGTG CCGGCCTCCGCCCAGGCCAGCGGGAAGACCTTGCCAATCCCGGTCCAGATCACTCTCCGCTTCAACCTGCCCAAGGAGCGGGAGGCCGTTCCGGGTGGCGAGCCCGACCAGCCGCTGTCCTGCAGCTCCTGCCTGCAACCCAGCCACCGCTCCACG AAACGGAAGGTGGAAGTGGTTTCACCAGCAACCCCGGTGCCCAGTGAGACAGCCCCGGCCTCGGTGTTTCCCCAG AACGGTTCAGCTCGTAGGGCGGTGGCAGCGCAGCCGGGGCGGAAGCGGAAATCCAACTGCTTGGGCACTGATGAG GATTCCCAGGACAGCTCCGATGGCATTCCATCCGCCCCACGCATGACTGGCAGCCTGGTGTCGGACCGGAGTCACGACGACATCGTCACGCGGATGAAGAACATCGAGTGCATCGAGCTGGGCCGGCACCGCCTCAAGCCCTGGTACTTCTCCCCGTACCCCCAGGAGCTCACCACGCTGCCCGTCCTCTATCTCTGCGAGTTCTGCCTCAAGTACGGCCGGAGCCTCAAGTGTCTGCAGCGTCACTTG acCAAGTGTGACCTGCGGCACCCTCCGGGCAATGAGATTTACCGAAAGGGCACCATCTCCTTCTTCGAAATCGATGGCCGGAAGAACAAG AGCTACTCCCAGAACCTGTGTCTCTTGGCCAAGTGCTTCCTTGACCACAAAACGTTATACTACGACACAGACCCCTTCCTCTTCTACGTCATGACAGAGTATGACAGCAAGGGGTTCCACATCGTGGGCTACTTCTCCAAG GAGAAGGAGTCCACGGAAGATTACAACGTGGCCTGTATCCTGACACTGCCTCCCTACCAGCGCCGAGGCTACGGCAAACTGCTGATCGAGTTCA GTTATGAGCTCTCCAAAGTGGAAGGAAAAACCGGGACCCCCGAGAAGCCCCTCTCAGACCTCGGCCTCCTGTCCTATCGAAGCTACTGGTCTCAAACCATCCTGGAGATCCTGATGGGGCTGAAGTCGGAGAGTGGGGAGCGGCCGCAGATCACCATCAA cgAGATCAGTGAGATCACCAGCATCAAGAAGGAGGACGTCATCTCCACCCTGCAGTACCTCAACCTCATCAACTACTACAAG GGCCAGTACATCCTGACACTCTCAGAGGACATCGTGGACGGACACGAACGGGCTATGCTCAAGCGGCTGCTTCGGATCGACTCCAAGTGTCTGCACTTCACTCCCAAGGACTGGAGCAAGAGGGGAAAGTGGTGA
- the KAT5 gene encoding histone acetyltransferase KAT5 isoform X4 — MAEVGEIIEGCRLPVLRRNQDNEDEWPLAEILSVKDISGRKLFYVHYIDFNKRLDEWVTHERLDLKKIQFPKKEAKTPTKNGLPGSRPGSPEREVKRKVEVVSPATPVPSETAPASVFPQNGSARRAVAAQPGRKRKSNCLGTDEDSQDSSDGIPSAPRMTGSLVSDRSHDDIVTRMKNIECIELGRHRLKPWYFSPYPQELTTLPVLYLCEFCLKYGRSLKCLQRHLTKCDLRHPPGNEIYRKGTISFFEIDGRKNKSYSQNLCLLAKCFLDHKTLYYDTDPFLFYVMTEYDSKGFHIVGYFSKEKESTEDYNVACILTLPPYQRRGYGKLLIEFSYELSKVEGKTGTPEKPLSDLGLLSYRSYWSQTILEILMGLKSESGERPQITINEISEITSIKKEDVISTLQYLNLINYYKGQYILTLSEDIVDGHERAMLKRLLRIDSKCLHFTPKDWSKRGKW, encoded by the exons atggcGGAGGTG GGGGAGATAATCGAGGGCTGCCGCCTGCCTGTCCTGCGGCGGAACCAGGACAACGAGGATGAGTGGC CCCTGGCCGAGATCCTTAGCGTGAAAGACATCAGTGGTCGGAAGCTTTTTTACGTCCATTACATTGACT TCAACAAACGGCTGGATGAGTGGGTGACCCACGAGCGCCTGGACTTAAAGAAGATCCAGTTTCCCAAGAAAGAGGCCAAGACACCCACCAAGAACGGGCTTCCTGGGTCCCGCCCCGGCTCTCCAGAGAGAGAGGTG AAACGGAAGGTGGAAGTGGTTTCACCAGCAACCCCGGTGCCCAGTGAGACAGCCCCGGCCTCGGTGTTTCCCCAG AACGGTTCAGCTCGTAGGGCGGTGGCAGCGCAGCCGGGGCGGAAGCGGAAATCCAACTGCTTGGGCACTGATGAG GATTCCCAGGACAGCTCCGATGGCATTCCATCCGCCCCACGCATGACTGGCAGCCTGGTGTCGGACCGGAGTCACGACGACATCGTCACGCGGATGAAGAACATCGAGTGCATCGAGCTGGGCCGGCACCGCCTCAAGCCCTGGTACTTCTCCCCGTACCCCCAGGAGCTCACCACGCTGCCCGTCCTCTATCTCTGCGAGTTCTGCCTCAAGTACGGCCGGAGCCTCAAGTGTCTGCAGCGTCACTTG acCAAGTGTGACCTGCGGCACCCTCCGGGCAATGAGATTTACCGAAAGGGCACCATCTCCTTCTTCGAAATCGATGGCCGGAAGAACAAG AGCTACTCCCAGAACCTGTGTCTCTTGGCCAAGTGCTTCCTTGACCACAAAACGTTATACTACGACACAGACCCCTTCCTCTTCTACGTCATGACAGAGTATGACAGCAAGGGGTTCCACATCGTGGGCTACTTCTCCAAG GAGAAGGAGTCCACGGAAGATTACAACGTGGCCTGTATCCTGACACTGCCTCCCTACCAGCGCCGAGGCTACGGCAAACTGCTGATCGAGTTCA GTTATGAGCTCTCCAAAGTGGAAGGAAAAACCGGGACCCCCGAGAAGCCCCTCTCAGACCTCGGCCTCCTGTCCTATCGAAGCTACTGGTCTCAAACCATCCTGGAGATCCTGATGGGGCTGAAGTCGGAGAGTGGGGAGCGGCCGCAGATCACCATCAA cgAGATCAGTGAGATCACCAGCATCAAGAAGGAGGACGTCATCTCCACCCTGCAGTACCTCAACCTCATCAACTACTACAAG GGCCAGTACATCCTGACACTCTCAGAGGACATCGTGGACGGACACGAACGGGCTATGCTCAAGCGGCTGCTTCGGATCGACTCCAAGTGTCTGCACTTCACTCCCAAGGACTGGAGCAAGAGGGGAAAGTGGTGA
- the RNASEH2C gene encoding ribonuclease H2 subunit C isoform X1 has protein sequence MESGEEATGRHRLHLRPETLRDAAPATLHLLPCEVLASRPAPVERFFTPAIRQRADGLEVSFRGRTLRGEEVVVPPGLAGYVMEADEKGEVLTCLGRKHTSRGEDDSEEQAHPEPEPLGFSRCMGATASFDRFHLWGLETIPGPDAKVRGALTWPSLAAAVHAPVPED, from the exons ATGGAGAGCGGCGAGGAGGCAACTGGGCGGCATCGCCTTCACTTGCGCCCCGAAACGCTGCGCGACGCCGCCCCCGCCACGCTGCACCTCCTACCCTGCGAGGTCCTGGCCAGCCGGCCCGCCCCCGTCGAGCGTTTCTTCACCCCTGCCATCCGCCAGCGGGCCGACG GGCTCGAGGTGTCGTTTCGGGGTCGCACTTTGCGGGGCGAAGAGGTGGTGGTTCCGCCCGGCCTCGCGGGCTACGTGATGGAGGCGGACGAGAAGGGAGAGGTGTTGACATGTTTGGGGAGGAAACACACATCGAGGGGCGAGGACGACAGCGAGGAGCAGGCTCACCCCGAGCCGGAGCCGCTGGGCTTC AGCCGCTGTATGGGAGCCACGGCCAGTTTCGACCGCTTCCACCTGTGGGGTCTGGAGACCATCCCCGGGCCTGACGCCAAGGTGCGTGGGGCCTTGACCTGGCCTAGCCTCGCAGCTGCA GTTCATGCTCCTGTGCCTGAAGACTGA
- the KAT5 gene encoding histone acetyltransferase KAT5 isoform X3 — protein sequence MAEVVSPVPGAGRREPGEVGRARGPPVADPGAALSPQGEIIEGCRLPVLRRNQDNEDEWPLAEILSVKDISGRKLFYVHYIDFNKRLDEWVTHERLDLKKIQFPKKEAKTPTKNGLPGSRPGSPEREVKRKVEVVSPATPVPSETAPASVFPQNGSARRAVAAQPGRKRKSNCLGTDEDSQDSSDGIPSAPRMTGSLVSDRSHDDIVTRMKNIECIELGRHRLKPWYFSPYPQELTTLPVLYLCEFCLKYGRSLKCLQRHLTKCDLRHPPGNEIYRKGTISFFEIDGRKNKSYSQNLCLLAKCFLDHKTLYYDTDPFLFYVMTEYDSKGFHIVGYFSKEKESTEDYNVACILTLPPYQRRGYGKLLIEFSYELSKVEGKTGTPEKPLSDLGLLSYRSYWSQTILEILMGLKSESGERPQITINEISEITSIKKEDVISTLQYLNLINYYKGQYILTLSEDIVDGHERAMLKRLLRIDSKCLHFTPKDWSKRGKW from the exons atggcGGAGGTGGTGAGTCCGGTGCCCggggcggggcggagggagcCAGGGGAGGTGGGTAGAGCCCGAGGACCCCCAGTAGCCGACCCTGGCGCCGCGCTGTCTCCCCAGGGGGAGATAATCGAGGGCTGCCGCCTGCCTGTCCTGCGGCGGAACCAGGACAACGAGGATGAGTGGC CCCTGGCCGAGATCCTTAGCGTGAAAGACATCAGTGGTCGGAAGCTTTTTTACGTCCATTACATTGACT TCAACAAACGGCTGGATGAGTGGGTGACCCACGAGCGCCTGGACTTAAAGAAGATCCAGTTTCCCAAGAAAGAGGCCAAGACACCCACCAAGAACGGGCTTCCTGGGTCCCGCCCCGGCTCTCCAGAGAGAGAGGTG AAACGGAAGGTGGAAGTGGTTTCACCAGCAACCCCGGTGCCCAGTGAGACAGCCCCGGCCTCGGTGTTTCCCCAG AACGGTTCAGCTCGTAGGGCGGTGGCAGCGCAGCCGGGGCGGAAGCGGAAATCCAACTGCTTGGGCACTGATGAG GATTCCCAGGACAGCTCCGATGGCATTCCATCCGCCCCACGCATGACTGGCAGCCTGGTGTCGGACCGGAGTCACGACGACATCGTCACGCGGATGAAGAACATCGAGTGCATCGAGCTGGGCCGGCACCGCCTCAAGCCCTGGTACTTCTCCCCGTACCCCCAGGAGCTCACCACGCTGCCCGTCCTCTATCTCTGCGAGTTCTGCCTCAAGTACGGCCGGAGCCTCAAGTGTCTGCAGCGTCACTTG acCAAGTGTGACCTGCGGCACCCTCCGGGCAATGAGATTTACCGAAAGGGCACCATCTCCTTCTTCGAAATCGATGGCCGGAAGAACAAG AGCTACTCCCAGAACCTGTGTCTCTTGGCCAAGTGCTTCCTTGACCACAAAACGTTATACTACGACACAGACCCCTTCCTCTTCTACGTCATGACAGAGTATGACAGCAAGGGGTTCCACATCGTGGGCTACTTCTCCAAG GAGAAGGAGTCCACGGAAGATTACAACGTGGCCTGTATCCTGACACTGCCTCCCTACCAGCGCCGAGGCTACGGCAAACTGCTGATCGAGTTCA GTTATGAGCTCTCCAAAGTGGAAGGAAAAACCGGGACCCCCGAGAAGCCCCTCTCAGACCTCGGCCTCCTGTCCTATCGAAGCTACTGGTCTCAAACCATCCTGGAGATCCTGATGGGGCTGAAGTCGGAGAGTGGGGAGCGGCCGCAGATCACCATCAA cgAGATCAGTGAGATCACCAGCATCAAGAAGGAGGACGTCATCTCCACCCTGCAGTACCTCAACCTCATCAACTACTACAAG GGCCAGTACATCCTGACACTCTCAGAGGACATCGTGGACGGACACGAACGGGCTATGCTCAAGCGGCTGCTTCGGATCGACTCCAAGTGTCTGCACTTCACTCCCAAGGACTGGAGCAAGAGGGGAAAGTGGTGA
- the RNASEH2C gene encoding ribonuclease H2 subunit C isoform X2: MESGEEATGRHRLHLRPETLRDAAPATLHLLPCEVLASRPAPVERFFTPAIRQRADGLEVSFRGRTLRGEEVVVPPGLAGYVMEADEKGEVLTCLGRKHTSRGEDDSEEQAHPEPEPLGFSRCMGATASFDRFHLWGLETIPGPDAKVHAPVPED; this comes from the exons ATGGAGAGCGGCGAGGAGGCAACTGGGCGGCATCGCCTTCACTTGCGCCCCGAAACGCTGCGCGACGCCGCCCCCGCCACGCTGCACCTCCTACCCTGCGAGGTCCTGGCCAGCCGGCCCGCCCCCGTCGAGCGTTTCTTCACCCCTGCCATCCGCCAGCGGGCCGACG GGCTCGAGGTGTCGTTTCGGGGTCGCACTTTGCGGGGCGAAGAGGTGGTGGTTCCGCCCGGCCTCGCGGGCTACGTGATGGAGGCGGACGAGAAGGGAGAGGTGTTGACATGTTTGGGGAGGAAACACACATCGAGGGGCGAGGACGACAGCGAGGAGCAGGCTCACCCCGAGCCGGAGCCGCTGGGCTTC AGCCGCTGTATGGGAGCCACGGCCAGTTTCGACCGCTTCCACCTGTGGGGTCTGGAGACCATCCCCGGGCCTGACGCCAAG GTTCATGCTCCTGTGCCTGAAGACTGA